The DNA sequence TCTGTTGCGACAGGGTCGGCTGCGACACGTGCAGCGCCTCCGCCGCCCGGGTGAAGCCGCCGTGATCGGCCACGGCCAGCAGGTATCGCAAATGTCGCAACAGCATGGGACGCTCCATCTATAGGCAGTGCTTATGGTTTGCATTGTATATCGGTCTTGGACGCTATGGATCAATCGGCAGAAGATGAATCCCACACAGCAAGCCAACCCCGAAAGGAGAAGCACCATGCAATCCCAAGCCTACAACGACAGCCGCATCGCCCTGACCACCCGCGCCCTGGATGCCAAGGCACAGAAGAACCTGTCGTGGCAGGATCTGGCGGACGGCACCGGCCTGAGCCTGGCCTACGTCACCGCTGCCCTCCTCGGCCAGCATCCACTGCCGACAGCCGCCGCCGAAGTGGTCGGTGACAAGCTTGAGCTGAGCGCCGAAGACGTCGCCGCCCTGCAAATCATCCCGCTTCGCGGCAGCCTCGACGGTGTGCCGACCGACCCGACCATCTACCGCTTTCACGAGATGATCCAGATCTACGGCACCACCCTGAAGGCGCTGGTTCACGAACAGTTCGGCGACGGCATCATCAGCGCGATCAACTTCAAGCTCGACATCAAGAAAGTCGAAGACCCTGAAGGCGGTTCCCGCGCCGTGGTCACCCTCGACGGCAAGTTCCTCCCGCTGCGTCCGTTCTGATCCATCCCGGGCCCACACCCCGCGTGCGGGCCCCTCCAAACCTGAATCGCCAAGTCGTCACCACACCTGTCTGGAGGCTGCCCCATGCAAAAAATCCTGTTGACCCTGGCCCTGCTCGCCGGTCTTTGCGCTCAAGCCCAGGCCGATGACGAAGCCGTCGCTTACCGCTACGGCATGTCTCTGGATATCGCTGAAGTCGTGAGCATCACCCCGGTGGCCGATGTCTGCGGCGTAGTGCCGGTCGAGATGACTTACCTCGACAGCCACGGCGCAAAACACATTCTTCAATACAGCGAATTCGGCACCGGCTGTTCGAACTGAGAGGACTACACCATGAAAAACCTGATCGAAGGCTTCCTGAAGTTCCAGAACGAAGCGTTTCCACAGCGCACCGAACTGTTCAAATACCTGGCGACGACCCAAACCCCGGGCACGCTGTTCATCACTTGCTCCGACAGCCGCGTCGTCCCGGAACTGCTGACCCAGCAGGAACCCGGCGAGCTGTTCGTGATCCGCAACGCCGGCAATATCGTGCCGTCCTACAGCCCGCATCCGGGTGGGGTTTCGGCGACGGTGGAATACGCGGTAGCCGTGCTCGGAGTGACCGACATCGTGATCTGCGGCCACTCCGATTGCGGAGCCATGACTGCCATCGCCCAGTGCAAATGCATGGATCACCTGCCCGCCGTCAGCGGCTGGCTGCAACACGCCGAGTCGGCGAAAGTGGTCAACGAATCGCGGCCTCATGCCAATGACGCAGCGAAGCTGAGTTCGATGGTGCGGGAAAACGTGATCGCGCAACTGGCGAACATCCAGACTCACCCGAGCGTGCGTCTGGCCCAGGAAAAAGGCCTGCTGAACCTGCACGGCTGGGTGTACGACATCGAGACCGGCTCGATCGACGCACTGAGTGCCGACCGCCGTACCTTCGTCTCGCTGGCCGAGCAACCGTCGACGTGCGCGGTGTACGGTCAGGCAGTCGATGCTGCTTGAAAACACAACGCCGCGCCCGTCATTGCGACGGGCGCGGCGTTGTTCTGTTCAGCGTTTTACGCCCAGATCGGTTTGCGTCATGCGGCTGCGCACGGTGAATACACCGTCACCGGAGAGAATCGCGCTGCGGGCAAACAACCGGCCGCTTTCCCAGTTCGAAAGGCCCAGTTCCGGCTTGTTCAGCGCGTACTGGCCATCGACCCAACGGGTGATGCCATCGCCCACGAACGGCGCGTTGACCGCGCTGTAGAAGCGCTCCTGAACCGCCGCGTCTTCGCTGATCAACGACACCGTGAACTGCGGGCTGTAGCGGTTGAACAGCGCAATGGCCTGATCCAGATCGTCGACGATCATCAGGCTGGTTTCCGGGGTTTCTTCCCATTCCCACTCGCGGCCCAGTTGCGCTTCCGGCAATGGCTCGGCCAGCGCTTCGGTCTGGTAACCCTCGGCGCGGTAGACCTCGACCGTCGCGTTCTGCCAGTCGCTCGGCAGGTAGCTTTCACTGCCTTCGACGATGTGCAGTTTGCAGCCCTGACCGCGCGCGGTGCCGGCCTGTTTCAAGGCGTCGAGGAACAACGGCACCAGTTCGGCGGCGCGGTCGCGCTGGATCAGGCAGACGTTCAGCGTGTTGCAAACCTTGCGATCCAGCGAGTTGCGCACCACGGCGGCAAAGCGTTTGGCGTCGGCATCACGATCAGCAATCAGCCACGCGCCACCGGTGCCGTGCAGGCTGACGGCGGTGCCGGCCTGCTGGGCGATGCTGCCCAACTGGCTGACCGCACGGCCCGAACCACGGGCCACTGCCAGCGACAGACGCCGGTCGGCGAACATCGCCCAACCGGCGGCGTGGTTGACGCTTTCCACCAGCGACACCGCACCCGCCGGCAGACCGGCATCGGCCAGCGCCGGGTTCAGGGCGTGGGTGACGATGGCTTGCGCGGTGCCCAATGCATCGCTGCCAATGCGCAGCACGGCGGTGTTGCCGGTACGCAATACACCCGCGGCGTCGGCGAAGACGTTCGGCCGGCCTTCGAACACGAACGCGACAATACCCAGCGGCGACACCACCTGCTCGACCTTCCAACCGTCATGCTCGACGCTGCTGATTACCTTGCCGCGTGTGGCCGGCGCATCACGCCAAGCGCGCAGGCCGGCGATCATGTCGCGACGCATGCGCTCGTCGGCGAGCAAACGGGTAGTGGAACGACCGCGCGCCTTGGCCCGCTCGATGTCGGCGAGGTTGGCGGTTTCGATCAGCGCCCAGGCGTCCGGGTTTTCCAGACGTTGGGCGAACAGATCGAAGAAGCGGCTGATGGCCTCATCCGGCACAGCGGACAACGCGGTAAACGCCGCCGCTGCACGCTCGATCGCCACCGACGCCGCCTGCTGATCCACCACCGGAATCAGCAACAGCTCGCCGCTCACCTGCTCCACCAACAGGTGGTCGCCGGGTCGGAAACGCTCGGCCAGTTCGGGGCTGACCACGGTGACGCGGTTACCGGCGAAAGGGATAGGCGTGCCAGCGACGAGACGTTCGAGCGCGAGAGACATGGAGCGGATTCACCATATTGAGGGCGGCCGGAAAATGTATAGGTTGGCCTCCCTCAACGCAACACGGGCTCAGAACACCGACCAGCCAATCCGCGAACTGAGCATTTCCAGCGCCGCCATCCCCGCCAGCGAATTGCCCGCCGTGTTCAGTTCCGGCGACCACACGCACACAGTGAACTGCCCCGGCACCACCGCAACGATGCCGCCACCGACGCCGCTCTTGCCCGGCAGGCCGACACGGTAGGCGAAGTTGCCGGCCTCGTCGTAGAGACCGCTGGTGGCCATGATCGAGTTGACTTGCTGGGTCTGGCGGCGAGTAAGAATCTGCTCGCCGCTGTGTTTGCAGAAACCGTCATTGGCCAGGAAGCAGAAGGCCCGGGCCAAGTCGATGCAGTTCATGCGCAATGCGCAGTGGCTGAAGTAGCTGCGCAGCACCGCTTCAACGTCGTTGTGGAAATTGCCGAAGGATTGCATCAGGTAAGCCATCGCCGCGTTGCGCGCGCGGTGCTGGTATTCGGAATCGGCAACCTTGCCGTCGACCATCACTTGCGGATTGCCCGACAGCCGCCGCACGAAGTCACGCATCGACAACGCCGGTGCGGCAAAGCGTGACTGGTTGATGTCGCAGATCACCAGCGCCCCGGCATTGATGAACGGATTGCGCGGGCGACCGCGTTCGAATTCCAGCTGCACCAGCGAGTTGAACGGCTGGCCGGACGGCTCGTGGCCCAGGCGTTCCCAGATCGCCTCGCCGGAATGTTCGATGGCCTGCACCAGGCTGAACACCTTGGAAATACTCTGCACCGAGAACGGCGTCTCGGCGTCACCGGCGCAATACATCTCGCCGTCGTTGCCGTACACGGCGATGCCCAGTTGATTGGCCGGCACGGTGCCGAGGGCGGGAATGTAGTCAGCCACCTTGCCCTGCCCGATCAGGGGCCGGACAGCGTCAAGGATCTCGTTCAACAGCGCTTGCATGCCGGGTCTCGAAGTCTCGCCCCATGGGATTGCGGGGACACCGTGGCTAGACGCTGCGGGTCTGAGGCAAATCACACATTCGGAATAATTGGAGATCCAGTGTGGGAGCGAGCTTGCTCGCGATGAGGCCAATACAGCCAGCACCCTCGGCGCCTGACCCGCCGCTATCGCGAGCAAGCTCGCTCCCACAGGTTTTGCGCAGGCTGTGTATCGCAGTGTGTACGGCCCGACGCCCGACACATCCCGCGCACAAATCCGGCCCTTCGCGACACATCAGCGATACAGCCCGGCGTTCAAATGAACCTGTCGATCGGCAACCCCGATCAAGCCTTTGAACTCACCTATCGCATCGGAGATTCACCATGACCAAGCTCTCGAAAACCTCCCTGACTCTGGGCCTGCTGCTTGCCGGTGGCCTGGCCCTGTCCAACGCCGCTTCGGCTTCCGAAGCGTTCAGCGTCAAGCAACTGGATCACGGCTACAGCCAGACCCAGGCCAAGGCCGACTCGGCGGAAAAAACTTCGGAAGGCAAATGCGGCGAAGGCAAGTGCGGCGCCGGCGAGTAACCCTTTTTACGGGGCACGTCGGTGCCCCGTTTTCTTTTGAATGAATGGAGCCTTCCCATGACCACAGCTCTCTCGTCGGCCGTCAAAGGCCTGCATGTGAACCTTGACCGCGCCGGCCAGTGGCTCGCACCGCTGACCCTGCGCCTGTTCATCGCCTGGGAGTTTTTCGAATCGGGGCTGGAGAAATTCAACGGCCAGAACTGGTTCGAAGACATTCAGGAGCGGTTCCCGTTTCCCTTCGACCACTTGCCGGCGACGCTGAACTGGGAGCTGTCGATGTGGGCCGAGCTGATCTGCGCGCTGGCGATCCTGATCGGATTCGGCACGCGGATTTCGGCGATTTCTTTGATCGTCGTGACCGTCGTCGCCACGGCTGCTGTGCACTGGCCGGCGGACTGGTCCTCTTTGAGTGAGCTGGCCCAGGGTTACGCGATCACCAACAAAGGCTTCGGCAACTTCAAGCTGCCGGCGATTTATCTGGCCGCGCTGGTGCCGCTGGTGTTTGCCGGGGCCGGCAAGTTGAGTGTGGATGCGTGGCTGGTGCGGTTGTACTGGAAACGCGCCAGCCGCTGAGGATCAATGCGCCCGGTCCAGCCCCGCCAGCAACGCGCTGTCCCGGCTGTAGATGTCCGGCGCGTAGAGCACGCGACCCTGGCCGTCGACCTGTGCCGTCCAGTAAGTCATGAGGATCGGCACCGGGTTGCTCAGGCGGAATTCATGGGTGGTGCCGGTGGCCAGCAAGGTGTCGGTGCGCGCCTTCTCCGCCGGGCTGAGCAGGAAATCGCGCAGCTTCATCGGATGCTCGACCCGCACGCAACCGGAGCTGAACGCCCGCGGCCCCTTGTCGAACAGCGCCTTGCTTGGCGTGTCGTGCAGGTACACCGAGAACGGATTGGGGAAACGAATGACCATTTGCCCCAACGGATTGCGCGGCCCGGCGTCCTGGCGCAGGAGGATGTTGCCGGGGTTGTCCCAGTCGATGTCGGCAGCGGCCAGCGGCTGACCGTTGGCGTCGAGCACTTGCAGGTTCTGACGGCTGAGGAAGGTCTGGTCCTTGCGGATTTCCGGCAGCTTGTCTTCCTTCCAGATGGTTGGCGGCACAGTCCAGGTCGGGTTCAGGGTCAGGCGCGTGACCCGGGATTTGAGCAGCGGGGTCTGGCGTTCGGCGCGCCCGACCTGGGTGCGGGTCTGCCACACCGGCAGGCCACCCTGATAAAGCGTCAGTTCGGCAGCGGCGACGTTGACCAGCAGACCGTCCGGCTCCATGTCCTGGGCCATCCAGCGGAAACGTTCAAGGTTGACTCGCAACTGTTCGCGACGAGTCAGCGGGCTGATATTGAGTTCGGCAATCGTTCCCGGCCCGACCACGCCGTCGGCCTGCAACGAATGGTTGGCCTGAAAGCTCTTCACCGCCTCTACCAATACACCGTGATAAGCGTTGTCCGGCGTGCCGGCAACGCTGCTCAAGTAGCCTTCGCTGTAGAGCCGCCGGGCCAGTTCAGGTACGCGTTTGTCTTCCATGTCCGGACGCAACAACGGGCCGTTGCCAACCGACGTCCATTGGGGCAAGGCTTTCAGGCGCTGCGCGGCATACAGATGTCGCAGATTCTGGTACTGCGCCAGCTGCGGGCGGGCCAGATCGAACGCGGCCGGAACGTTGCGCACGCCCGGTACGGCGATGGCGAGCAATTCGGCCTGACGGTCGCGGGGCGTTTCGTCGGAATGCCACAGCGGTTCGAAATGCGATTGCAGCAAGCGGCCGTAATGCAGGTCCTGCAGAGCTTGCAGGTAGTAACGGCTGATCTCGATGTCGGCGCACAGCTCGCCGTCCTGCGGCGCGGTGAGCGCCACCGGATAGCGTTTCGGGTTCAGGCCATCGTCGGCCAACAGCTGCAATTGCGCATGCAAGGCCGGCAATTGCCCGCCATCGGCCCACACCGGCAGCCAATCCTGCTGCTGATAGAACGCGCGCAACTGATCCAGCGCCGGACCGTTGAGGCTGGTGCCGATCGTCGGGCACGCCTGGGGCAGGCTGATCAGCGCAGCCTGCAACGGGCTCTGCGGCTCGATGGGCATTTCCGTCGGCACGGGCGGCAGCGTCGGGAGTCCCGGCAACGGCTCTTCGGCGCAAGCGACAAACGGCGCAGCGAGCAAACAAATGCTCAAGTAGCATGCGTACTTTTTGAACAACTGCTTTACTCCAATCCATGGCCGTCTTGATTGACGGTCAACCTTACCTCAGGTGCGGTGAACAGTCAGGCCCGATTCGCGGGCTTGCCGGGAACGACTGGACGTCAGGAGCCTAAGTGCCAAACAAGTAGCAAGTGGAGACTCACTTTAAATGTTGACGTTTTTGCGCCGACTTCTGCTGACTGCCACCGCCCTTGGCGTGTTGACCAGTCCAGCCTTTGCCGCCGGCACCTCTTCGCCGGTTCTGTACACCAGCCTCGCGCACGCCGCTCCGGAACTCAATCCCCAGGCGCTGAAAGGTGCCTTGAACGCCATGCAATGTGCGATCAACAACGGCGCGAAGCAGTCCCGTCACCTGGCGATCATCGACTATTCGCAGCCGTCCACCGAGCGCCGGTTGTGGATCTTCGACCTGACCCGGAAAAAACTGGTGCTGCGCGATCTGGTCGCCCACGGCTCGAACTCCGGGGAAAACTTCGCCACCCGGTTCTCCAACCGTGAAGGCAGTTTTCAGTCCAGCCTCGGCCTGTTCCGCACCCAGGAAAGTTACCAGGGCACCCACGGTTACTCACTGCGCATGGACGGTCTGGAACCGGGCGTCAACGACATGGCCCGTGACCGTGCCATCGTGATCCACGCCGCCGATTACGTGAACCCGTTCTGGAGCAAACGTACGGGCCGTCTGGGCCGCAGTCAGGGTTGCCCGGCGGTGCGACCGCAGGTTGCCAAACGAGTGATCGACAGCCTGAAGAATGGCCAATTCATGTTCTCCTGGTACCCGGATCAGCAGTGGCTGAAATCCTCGCCGTACCTCAACTGCCAGCCACAACAGATCGCGAGCATTCTCAGCACCCACGCCAGCTGAATACTCTGTGGGAGTGCGCTGGCTCCCACAGGTTCGGTTTATTACAGATTTGTCATCGAGTTGTCGGTTTGCCGAGCGGATCGCCCGGTAGCTTGAAGTTGTCCCGGCCAGAACGCCGATCAACTTCAACGACTCGAGTGACCCATCATGAAAACCCTGATCCTCGCCTTCACCGCCCTCCTCGCCACCGGTTCCGTGTTCGCCGCTGAAATGCCTGAGAGCACGGTCATTCACGACACCAACGGCTTTTACGTGCACCTGGATGTCGACAAAGTCCTTTCCAGCACCGATATTTCCCAGGCTTGCGGCGTGATCCCCGCGCAGCTCAACTACCTCGACCACCAGGGCCGTGAACATGTGCTGGACTATCAAGTGCAAGGCAGCGGCTGCATCAATGACAATTGAGGCACAGTGCCCATGAATATCCTTGTTGTCGAAGACGAACCCAAGGCCGGCAATTACTTGCTCAACGGCTTGCAGGAACTGGGCTACAGCGTGAGCCTGGCCCGGGACGGCGCCGACGGTCTGCACCTGGCGCTGGAGTTCGACTTCGACGTGATCGTGCTGGACGTGATGATGCCGAAAATGGATGGCTGGGAAGTCTTGCGCCGGCTGCGAAAGGAAACCGACACGCCGGTGCTGTTCCTGACTGCCCGCGACGACATCGCCGACCGGGTCAAGGGGCTGGAACTGGGCGCCGACGATTACCTGATCAAGCCGTTTTCCTTCGCCGAACTGGTGGCGCGCCTGCGTACCCTGACCCGGCGCGGGCCGATCCATGAAGAAGAGCAATTGCAAGTGGCCGATCTGCAGATCGACGTGCTCAAGCGTCGGGTCACCCGCGCCGGCAACCGGATCACCCTGACCAACAAGGAATTCGCCCTGCTGCAACTGTTCGCCACCCACACCGGGCAAGTGCTGTCGCGTTCGCTGATCGCCTCGCGGGTGTGGGACATGAATTTCGACAGCGACACCAACGTGGTCGATGTCGCCGTGCGCCGCCTGCGGGCGAAGATCGACGACCCGTTCCCGCTCAAGCTGATCCACAGCGTGCGCGGCATCGGCTACCGCTTCGATACCCAGCCATGAAAATCGCCGGCACTTACTCCCTGACCTTGCGTCTGGCGCTGGTCTTCGCCGTGCTCGCCTTCGCCGCGCTGGCGGGCCTCGGCGCGGCGCTTTACAACCAGCTGGAAGAGCAACTGACCCGCCGCGACGACATCCAGTTGGTCAGCCGTATCGACCAATTGCGCACCATCCTCAACGACAGCAACACCCTTGAGCTGATCAAGACCAAACCGGCGCTGTTCCAGAACATGCTGGGCAACCGCGAAGCGCTGTTGACCATCGGTGCGCCGGGGCAACCGCCCTTGTTCGTGGTCAACCCCAGCGACCTGGCACTGCCGAGCGTGCCCGCTGTACCGATCGACCATGTAATGGCGCTCAACGACGTGCAGCATCTGCCGAGCATCAACGGCGTGCCGTTCTCGGCGGTGGCGGCCAGTATCGACTCCGGCGACCAGGGCAATCTGCAGGTGCTCATTGCCAAGGTGATGAGCGAACGCACAGCGATGCTCGCCAACTACCGGCTCAGCGTATACGGCCTCGCGTCACTGGCCGCAATTGTGCTGGCGTTGGTCGGCTGCCTGCTGGTGTATCGCGGTTTGCTGCCATTGCGGCGGATTGCCCGACATGCCCACGGGATCGGCATCGCCAACCTCGGCGAACGCCTCGACCGCCACGGCACGCCCCGGGAATTGCAGCCGATGATCGAGTCTTTCAATGCGATGCTGGACCGGCTCGACCGAGGGGTTGCGCAACTGAGCCAGGTCTCCACCGACATGGCCCACGAACTGCGTACGCCGATCAACAACCTGCTCGGAGAGACCCAGGTCGCCCTGCAACAGAACCGCAGCGTCGACGCCTATCAGCAACTGCTCGCCTCCAACGTCGAAGAACTCGAACGACTGGCGCGGATGCTCGACAACATGCTGTTTCTCGCCCGCACCGACCCGGCCAGTGCCCTGAGCCAGCGGCAGGAGCTGGACGCCGGCGATGAGATGCAGCGTATCGCCGATTACTTCGAAGGGCTGGCTGCCGATGTCGGCGTCACCATCGAGGCCAGTGGCAGCGGTGTGATCTGGGCCGAACCGATGCTGCTGCGCCGAGCGCTGGCCAACCTGTGCGCCAACGCGATCAAGTACGGCGCGGCGGATTCGACGTTGCAGGTCGAAGCCATTGCTGAAGCGGACGGCAGCTACCTGCGGGTACGCAATCAGGGCGCGACCATTCCTGCGGAACACCTGTCGCGACTGTTCGAGCGCTTCTACCGCGTCGATCCGTCCCGTGAGCGCTCGGCCCAATCCAACGGTCTGGGCCTGTCGATTGTCGCGACCATCATGCAGTTGCATCAGGGCCGCTACAGCGTCAGCAGCGCTAATGGCGTCACCTGCTTTGAGCTGTTCTTTCCTGCCCGACAATCCCGCGACTGATTTCGCCAAGGCCTTACTGTGGGAGCGAGCTTGCTCGCGAATGGGTCATACCAGCCAACTCTTCAGCGCATGACATACCGCATTCGCGAGCAAGCTCGCTCCCACAATTGATTGATGCACAGGGCGGCGAGCATCAACGCCGTGGCCACGCCGAAGGTGATGTGCAGTCCGCCTGCAATAACTGCGGCCGGCGCCTGAGTCGGATCGTCCGTGGCCAGGGCGAACACCGCGCCCATTGCCGCCGCCCCGGTGATCAAGCCCAGATTGCGCGACAGCCCGAGCATGGCCGAGACCACGCCGCGCTGATCCTGAGCGACGCCGGACATCAAACCCGTGTTGTTGGCGGCCTGGAACAGCGCATAACTCAAGGCCACCAGCATGATCGGCAGCACATACGCAAGCAGCCCGAGCCTCATGGGTAACAAGGACAACAGACCGCATCCGCAAGCCAGGCCGAGCAACGCGCCCGGCACCATCCGCCGCGCGCCGAAACGATCCACCAGCCGCCCGGCCGGTACACCGCTGAACGCCGCCAGCAACGGCCCGATCGACAACACCAGTCCGACCTGAGTGTTGGTGAGGCCCAGTCCCCGGCTCAGGTAAAACGGCCCGACCACCAGCGTGGTCATCATCACCGTCGTCACCAGCAACGTCAGGGCCAGACTGCTGCTGATTCGCGTGTCGGTGAACAATGACAGGTGAATCAGCGGCGCCTTGCTCCGTTTCTCGACCAGGATGAACAACCCCACACCCAACAGGCTGATCAGCAACAACGTCGGGGTGAGTCCTTCAATCGTCATCGCCAGTGCATAGGCCGCCAGCGTCAGCATCAGCACGGCGGTGCCGGGATAATCAAATGCAACACCCGAGCGCACGATCCGATCCTTCGGCAAATACCGATACACCAGCCAGGCATTGA is a window from the Pseudomonas gozinkensis genome containing:
- the cynS gene encoding cyanase, which translates into the protein MQSQAYNDSRIALTTRALDAKAQKNLSWQDLADGTGLSLAYVTAALLGQHPLPTAAAEVVGDKLELSAEDVAALQIIPLRGSLDGVPTDPTIYRFHEMIQIYGTTLKALVHEQFGDGIISAINFKLDIKKVEDPEGGSRAVVTLDGKFLPLRPF
- a CDS encoding DUF2790 domain-containing protein, whose protein sequence is MQKILLTLALLAGLCAQAQADDEAVAYRYGMSLDIAEVVSITPVADVCGVVPVEMTYLDSHGAKHILQYSEFGTGCSN
- a CDS encoding carbonic anhydrase, yielding MKNLIEGFLKFQNEAFPQRTELFKYLATTQTPGTLFITCSDSRVVPELLTQQEPGELFVIRNAGNIVPSYSPHPGGVSATVEYAVAVLGVTDIVICGHSDCGAMTAIAQCKCMDHLPAVSGWLQHAESAKVVNESRPHANDAAKLSSMVRENVIAQLANIQTHPSVRLAQEKGLLNLHGWVYDIETGSIDALSADRRTFVSLAEQPSTCAVYGQAVDAA
- a CDS encoding aldehyde dehydrogenase family protein → MSLALERLVAGTPIPFAGNRVTVVSPELAERFRPGDHLLVEQVSGELLLIPVVDQQAASVAIERAAAAFTALSAVPDEAISRFFDLFAQRLENPDAWALIETANLADIERAKARGRSTTRLLADERMRRDMIAGLRAWRDAPATRGKVISSVEHDGWKVEQVVSPLGIVAFVFEGRPNVFADAAGVLRTGNTAVLRIGSDALGTAQAIVTHALNPALADAGLPAGAVSLVESVNHAAGWAMFADRRLSLAVARGSGRAVSQLGSIAQQAGTAVSLHGTGGAWLIADRDADAKRFAAVVRNSLDRKVCNTLNVCLIQRDRAAELVPLFLDALKQAGTARGQGCKLHIVEGSESYLPSDWQNATVEVYRAEGYQTEALAEPLPEAQLGREWEWEETPETSLMIVDDLDQAIALFNRYSPQFTVSLISEDAAVQERFYSAVNAPFVGDGITRWVDGQYALNKPELGLSNWESGRLFARSAILSGDGVFTVRSRMTQTDLGVKR
- the glsB gene encoding glutaminase B, encoding MQALLNEILDAVRPLIGQGKVADYIPALGTVPANQLGIAVYGNDGEMYCAGDAETPFSVQSISKVFSLVQAIEHSGEAIWERLGHEPSGQPFNSLVQLEFERGRPRNPFINAGALVICDINQSRFAAPALSMRDFVRRLSGNPQVMVDGKVADSEYQHRARNAAMAYLMQSFGNFHNDVEAVLRSYFSHCALRMNCIDLARAFCFLANDGFCKHSGEQILTRRQTQQVNSIMATSGLYDEAGNFAYRVGLPGKSGVGGGIVAVVPGQFTVCVWSPELNTAGNSLAGMAALEMLSSRIGWSVF
- a CDS encoding DoxX family protein, encoding MTTALSSAVKGLHVNLDRAGQWLAPLTLRLFIAWEFFESGLEKFNGQNWFEDIQERFPFPFDHLPATLNWELSMWAELICALAILIGFGTRISAISLIVVTVVATAAVHWPADWSSLSELAQGYAITNKGFGNFKLPAIYLAALVPLVFAGAGKLSVDAWLVRLYWKRASR
- a CDS encoding L,D-transpeptidase family protein, which produces MFKKYACYLSICLLAAPFVACAEEPLPGLPTLPPVPTEMPIEPQSPLQAALISLPQACPTIGTSLNGPALDQLRAFYQQQDWLPVWADGGQLPALHAQLQLLADDGLNPKRYPVALTAPQDGELCADIEISRYYLQALQDLHYGRLLQSHFEPLWHSDETPRDRQAELLAIAVPGVRNVPAAFDLARPQLAQYQNLRHLYAAQRLKALPQWTSVGNGPLLRPDMEDKRVPELARRLYSEGYLSSVAGTPDNAYHGVLVEAVKSFQANHSLQADGVVGPGTIAELNISPLTRREQLRVNLERFRWMAQDMEPDGLLVNVAAAELTLYQGGLPVWQTRTQVGRAERQTPLLKSRVTRLTLNPTWTVPPTIWKEDKLPEIRKDQTFLSRQNLQVLDANGQPLAAADIDWDNPGNILLRQDAGPRNPLGQMVIRFPNPFSVYLHDTPSKALFDKGPRAFSSGCVRVEHPMKLRDFLLSPAEKARTDTLLATGTTHEFRLSNPVPILMTYWTAQVDGQGRVLYAPDIYSRDSALLAGLDRAH
- a CDS encoding murein L,D-transpeptidase catalytic domain family protein, which codes for MLTFLRRLLLTATALGVLTSPAFAAGTSSPVLYTSLAHAAPELNPQALKGALNAMQCAINNGAKQSRHLAIIDYSQPSTERRLWIFDLTRKKLVLRDLVAHGSNSGENFATRFSNREGSFQSSLGLFRTQESYQGTHGYSLRMDGLEPGVNDMARDRAIVIHAADYVNPFWSKRTGRLGRSQGCPAVRPQVAKRVIDSLKNGQFMFSWYPDQQWLKSSPYLNCQPQQIASILSTHAS
- a CDS encoding DUF2790 domain-containing protein translates to MKTLILAFTALLATGSVFAAEMPESTVIHDTNGFYVHLDVDKVLSSTDISQACGVIPAQLNYLDHQGREHVLDYQVQGSGCINDN
- a CDS encoding heavy metal response regulator transcription factor translates to MNILVVEDEPKAGNYLLNGLQELGYSVSLARDGADGLHLALEFDFDVIVLDVMMPKMDGWEVLRRLRKETDTPVLFLTARDDIADRVKGLELGADDYLIKPFSFAELVARLRTLTRRGPIHEEEQLQVADLQIDVLKRRVTRAGNRITLTNKEFALLQLFATHTGQVLSRSLIASRVWDMNFDSDTNVVDVAVRRLRAKIDDPFPLKLIHSVRGIGYRFDTQP
- a CDS encoding heavy metal sensor histidine kinase yields the protein MKIAGTYSLTLRLALVFAVLAFAALAGLGAALYNQLEEQLTRRDDIQLVSRIDQLRTILNDSNTLELIKTKPALFQNMLGNREALLTIGAPGQPPLFVVNPSDLALPSVPAVPIDHVMALNDVQHLPSINGVPFSAVAASIDSGDQGNLQVLIAKVMSERTAMLANYRLSVYGLASLAAIVLALVGCLLVYRGLLPLRRIARHAHGIGIANLGERLDRHGTPRELQPMIESFNAMLDRLDRGVAQLSQVSTDMAHELRTPINNLLGETQVALQQNRSVDAYQQLLASNVEELERLARMLDNMLFLARTDPASALSQRQELDAGDEMQRIADYFEGLAADVGVTIEASGSGVIWAEPMLLRRALANLCANAIKYGAADSTLQVEAIAEADGSYLRVRNQGATIPAEHLSRLFERFYRVDPSRERSAQSNGLGLSIVATIMQLHQGRYSVSSANGVTCFELFFPARQSRD
- a CDS encoding MFS transporter, whose translation is MHREPLSPSARWALTSLALSMLMPSLDTSIANAGLPTLAAAFDATFQQVQWIVLAYLLAVTTLIVSVGRLGDGFGRRRLLLIGIGIFTAASLACALAPSLAWLIGARAVQGLGAAIMFALTVALVADAVPKSRAGSAMGLLATMSATGTTLGPSLGGLLMAHVGWQSIFVINVPLGLLNAWLVYRYLPKDRIVRSGVAFDYPGTAVLMLTLAAYALAMTIEGLTPTLLLISLLGVGLFILVEKRSKAPLIHLSLFTDTRISSSLALTLLVTTVMMTTLVVGPFYLSRGLGLTNTQVGLVLSIGPLLAAFSGVPAGRLVDRFGARRMVPGALLGLACGCGLLSLLPMRLGLLAYVLPIMLVALSYALFQAANNTGLMSGVAQDQRGVVSAMLGLSRNLGLITGAAAMGAVFALATDDPTQAPAAVIAGGLHITFGVATALMLAALCINQLWERACSRMRYVMR